One genomic segment of Cygnus atratus isolate AKBS03 ecotype Queensland, Australia unplaced genomic scaffold, CAtr_DNAZoo_HiC_assembly HiC_scaffold_378, whole genome shotgun sequence includes these proteins:
- the LOC118260588 gene encoding uncharacterized protein LOC118260588, whose amino-acid sequence MPRRKPVPALGSLCLQSLAQHMQSVWVKDYSENYLDEYQFRYIMGPFNDLAGSLVQDLIRLLGESRRLTRAALHLLLVPHLQELSLRSCPSLVSNAIGQLVTVRCKSLSALDLHGCSRLSADVLVDLVEELPLLSRLGLAETQANVQVLSAVGSCCRRLRELDVSRCKKVSPRALRHLAYDPLERALCCPALRILLARGLEPAGDGGMVAALAFLLLALPRLEVLAHSAVPDALCLLHARQLGGGGDADGFPSLQELLAQRRNGSRLTLPLRQLEEVEEPVLGTACAVCPEAEEVGVWLGDGAAAGWDALRWGRLARLSLSCAGPRGRALGEVLPLARSLGPQLQSLALHGFCYEDELSLGALLCSCPNLQAFSTELQAPPGACPDEEPPDEPPRWDTGLLPHAFPRLRRFSLSLAGTASPLPVPHGLVLRATLASLLCRSPRLQSLSLLGIPFSLDSVFETVLAAPGPPLLELRELSLVESQVSSQTVQLLLASDGRLCRLDLSRCRDIYRRDYDGFLQAVRKQRLDLDITWE is encoded by the exons atGCCCAGGAGGAAGCCGGTGCCGGCGCTgggcagcctctgcctgcagagcctggcGCAGCACATGCAGAGCGTGTGGGTGAAGGACTACAGCGAGAACTACCTGGACGAGTACCAGTTCCGCTACATCATGGGCCCCTTCAACGACCTGG CCGGCAGCCTGGTGCAGGACCTCATCCGGCTGCTGGGCGAGAGCCGGCGCCTGACGCGAGCCGCGCTccacctgctgctggtgccacaCCTCCAGGAGCTGAGCCTGcgctcctgccccagcctcgTCAGCAACGCCATCGGCCAGCTCGTCACCGTGCGCTGCAAG AGCCTGAGCGCCCTGGACCTGCACGGCTGCAGCCGGCTGTCGGCGGACGTGCTGGTGGACCTGGTGGAGGAGCTGCCGCTGCTGAGCCGCCTGGGGCTGGCGGAGACGCAGGCCAACGTCCAGGTGCTCTCGGCCGTGGGCTCCTGCTGCCGGCGCCTGCGGGAGCTGGACGTGTCCCGCTGCAAGAAGGTGTCGCCGCGCGCCCTGCGGCACCTGGCCTACGACCCGCTGGAGCGGGCCCTCTGCTGCCCCGCGCTCCGCATCCTCCTGGCCCGCGGCCTCGAGCCGGCGGGGGACGGCGGCATGGTGGCGGCGCtggccttcctgctgctggccctgccgCGCCTGGAGGTCCTGGCGCACAGCGCCGTGCCGGACGCGCTCTGCCTCCTCCACGCGCGGCAGCtgggcggcggcggggacgcCGACGGCTTCCCCtcgctgcaggagctgctggcgcAGCGGCGGAACGGCTCGCGGCTCACCCTGCCGCTGcggcagctggaggaggtggaggagccCGTCCTCGGCACCGCCTGCGCCGTCTGCCCCGAGGCCGAGGAGGTCGGCGTGTGGCTGGGGGACGGCGCGGCGGCCGGCTGGGACGCGCTGCGCTGGGGCCGCCTGGCGCGGCTCAGCCTGTCctgcgcggggccgcggggccgggcgctgggCGAGGTGCTGCCGCTGGCGCGCAGCCTGGGCCCGCAGCTGCAGAGCCTCGCCCTGCACGGCTTCTGCTACGAGGACGAGCTCTCCCTGGGcgccctgctctgcagctgccccaACCTGCAGGCCTTCAGCACCGAGCTGCAGGCCCCGCCGGGCGCCTGCCCCGACGAGGAGCCCCCCGACGAGCCCCCCCGCTGGGACACCGGCCTGCTGCCCCACGCCTTCCCCCGGCTCCGGCGCTTCTCCCTGTCCCTGGCCGGCACCGCCAGCCCTTTGCCAGTCCCGCACGGGCTGGTGCTGCGTGCCACGCTGGCCTCGCTGCTGTGCCGCTCGCCGCGCCTGCAGAGCCTCTCCCTGCTCGGCATCCCCTTCTCGCTGGACTCGGTGTTCGAAACGGTGctggcggccccggggccgcccctgCTGGAGCTGCGGGAGCTCTCGCTGGTCGAGAGCCAGGTGTCCAGCCAgactgtgcagctgctgctggcctccgACGGCCGCCTGTGCCGCCTGGACCTGTCCCGCTGCCGCGACATCTACCGCCGGGACTACGACGGCTTCCTGCAGGCGGTGCGCAAGCAGCGACTGGACCTGGACATCACCTGGGAGTAG
- the LOC118260621 gene encoding retinol dehydrogenase 11-like: IGKCVALDLARRNARTILACRSQERGQAAVEEIRAATGNPAVLLRLLDTSSLASVRAFAQAVLREEKRLDVLVNNAGLTGLPLTITPEGLEQTFATNYLGPFLLTNLLLDLLKASAPARIVNVSSFRHGVGTADVRYLTGQAQPGGYDPIYNSTKLMNVLFTAELAQRLQGTGVTANSVNPGVVSTRIMRHFSWAMRSLFLLIRPFIKSAEQGAISTIYCAVSEEVSGITGKYFGSDCGLALPSAAARDAGLARKLWEESERLTGLPAGPQH; encoded by the exons GGATCGGCAAGTGCGTGGCCCTGGACCTGGCCCGCAGGAACGCCCGCACCATCCTGGCGTGCCGGAGCCAGGAGCGGGGCCAGGCGGCGGTGGAGGAGATCCGCGCGGCCACGGGCAACCCCGCGGTGCTGCTGCGCCTGCTGGACACCAGCTCGCTGGCCTCTGTGCGCGCCTTTGCCCAGGCCGTCCTGCGGGAGGAGAAGCGGCTGGACGTGCTGGTGAACAACGCCGGCCTCACCG ggctgccccTCACCATCACGCCGGAGGGGCTGGAGCAGACCTTTGCCACCAACTACCTGGGCCCGTTCCTGCTCACCAACCTGCTGCTGG ACCTGCTGAAGGCGTCGGCACCCGCCCGCATCGTCAACGTCTCGTCCTTCCGGCACGGCGTGGGCACCGCCGACGTCCGCTACCTCACCGGGCAGGCGCAGCCCGGCGGCTACGACCCCATCTACAACAGCACCAAGCTGATGAACGTCCTGTTCACGGCCGAGCTGGCCCAGCGCCTGCAGGGCACAG GGGTGACCGCCAACAGCGTGAACCCCGGTGTGGTGAGCACCAGAATCATGcggcacttcagctgggcaaTGcgctccctcttcctcctcatccgCCCCTTCATCAAG TCGGCGGAGCAGGGCGCCATCAGCACCATTTACTGCGCCGTCTCGGAGGAGGTCTCGGGCATCACGGGCAAGTACTTCGGCAGCGACTGCGGGCTTGCGCTGCCCTCCGCAGCCGCCCGCGACGCCGGCCTGGCTCGCAAGCTCTGGGAGGAGTCGGAGCGGCTGacggggctgccggcgggcccccagcactga